Genomic segment of Streptosporangium sp. NBC_01755:
ATGGCCCTCAGGTTGGCGGCGGTGTAGCGGCAGTTGACGCTGCGCCCGGCCAGGTTGACCACGATGTCGCTACCGTCGATCGCCTCCGCCCAGGGCCCCAGGGTCTCCCCGTCCCAGCGGACGTCACGCTCCCGCACCGGCCGCCTGGTCAGCACCACGACGTCATGCCCCGCGGCGGTCATCGCGCGATCCAGGACCGCACCCACCTGACCGCTTCCTCCGGGTATCACTATCTTCATCGGGCCCCCAGAATGTGTGAGGCCAGCTTAGCGCGGCGCGCTGAACGCGTTCAAAAGAGGTCGATCTCGCTCACCGCCCCGCGCACACACGCGACGACCTCGCGAAGGTTCCCCCCATGGTCCGGACACCGGCGGTGTGTCGTCAGGTCATTCGACGCTCACTGCCTTCCTCACCCGGAGGGCGACTTCGTCGATGCTCCCCATGGTCTTCCACTCGCCCTCCAGGTCTTCCTGCCCGCCCACGAGCTTCGAGCCGTTGTCGAAGATCATCCTCTGGGGATCCGGAGCCGCCAGAACGACACCGCTCGGCAGGCCGTTCTCAGCCCCTTCGATCCGAAAGGCCGTTCGCCGATCCCAGGGCTGAAGCGTTCTCACGTGGTGAGACCGAATGATCGAAGGCCGTGGGCTGGGTGGCGGCGATGTGGGCCCAGCCGATCAGGCGGGCCAGGCCGACGGCCAGGTCGCGCAGACCGGCCGGGATTCGGGGAGCGGTACCGGCCCCCACCCTGCGGGCGTCCTCGCGGTGGGTGACAAGGCGGGCCGGGGCGGGTGGTGTAGATCTTCATGCTGCCGACCATCAGGACGAAAAAGCCTCGCGGAGGCGCGATTACTCCGCACAACCGCTGAACGATTTTTACTTGATCGTTACAATTTTTCGTGTTTGACATTTGCCCAGCCGCCCGCGATTGCTCGCTTGATCATTCCCTTTTCCTGGGTGAATTTTACTGATAGCTTCCTTCGAGTCGAACCCTTGTTCGCATGACCCGCACGTCGTGCGGGCCAAACGCATGCCTGCAGGAGTGATGAGTGACACCAACCCCAGGGATAAGAGAGAACTCACCCTTCTTATCTCGGCGCAGACGAGGCAGACGCCGACTGGTGAATGCCACCGCGGTAGGACTGGCAGTGACGATGATCGTCAGTTTGGCCGCGGTCCCATCATGGGCACAGCAGGAACCGGCACCAACCCCCGCGCAAACGCAACCCGCGCCGGCACCGAAACCGGCACCAAAGGGTGGCAGGCCGGTTGTGGACAAGGTGGTGGAAGCCGCCAAGGAGAAGGCCGGCAAGACCGGCAAACGGGTGGAGATTCCCTCTCAGCGGACCGAGACCACGACGGTCTTCGCCAATCCTGACGGCAAGACCCTGCGAATGGAACTGCACGCACAGCCCATCCGAGTCAAAAAAGCCAAGGGAAACGGCTTCACGCCGATCGACACCACCCTCGTCGAGGAAAACGGGGTCATCAAGCCCAAAGCCGTCAAGGGCGATCTGACCCTGTCGGTGGGCGACGACACCGCCTTGGTGAAGAGCAAGAGCGCGCAGGGCACCGCGGAGATCGCCGCTTCCGGCAAGCTGCCCAAGCCGAAACTCGCCGGGAACGCCGCCACCTATCAGTCCGCTTACGGCGAGGACATAGACCTGGTGGTCACCGTGACCGCGACCGGCTTCCGGCAGCGGATCATCATCCGCGAGCGGCCCGCCGGCCCGTTGACCTTCCGGCTTCCGGTGGATCTACCCACGGGCATGTCCTACGGCAAGGACGCCGCCGGACAGCCCACCCTGCTGGCCGAGGACGGCAAGAAGAAGATCGCCGATATTCGGCCGGCGCCGCTGCTCGACGCTGTGGCCGCCGACGGCAACGGGCCGATCGACGCGGGCAAGGTCGGCAAGGCCGCCGTCGGTGTGGAGCAGGACACCTCCACCCTGGTGTTCACCCCCGACGTGACGTTCCTCGCCGATCCGGCGGTTTCCTACCCGGTGACCTTGATGGCCATCGACTCCGACTGGTGGGAACCGTCCCTGGGCAATGACACCTTCGTCAACAGCCTGAATACCAGGACGGCTACTACAACAGCAGCCTGGACCGGATCCTGGTGGGTAAGTCCAACAACGGGTCGGTGCGCTGGCGCAGCTACATCCGCTTCGACGAGATCCCCGCGGACTCCCTGCTGCTGGGCGGGGCGGTTGACAACGCCGACCTGGTCCTGTGGAACCACCTGTCCAACGACTGCGGCGAGTTCGTCGGATCCGGCGTCACCGCCCGTCGCATCACCCAGCGGTGGGATGTCTCCACCCTGACGTGGAACAACCAGCCGCCGGTCACCGGCGCGAGTGCGAACACCGAGTACGGCGCCTATCTCCCCGGCTGCACCCGCGGCTACATGGACTACGAGCATGACCTGATCCACTCTGTGAACGGGATCGTCCAGGCATGGGCCGATGGCCAGCCGAACTACGGCTTCCAGCTCACCGCCGGCAACGAATCCGACATCACCAACTGGCGCCGCTACCGCACCCAGGAATACACCTGCTGCAGCTCGGGGGCCCACGCTCCCAAGCTCACCGTCGACTTCACGCCCGCTCCGATCGAAGTGGTCGTCTACTCATACGACGGAGCGCAAAGGCCTGGGTTCCGCAGCTAATCAGGGTTCTGGGCCACGGCTGAAGGTGTAGATGCTGGTCAGAGGGGTGGGGACTGGTCGGATTCTCGATTCTGCCTAGATACACGCATATTCGCCGTTTCCTAGGCCTGCCAAGGGTTATGGCGTTATCGTCTAGTCCATGTATCTGCGGTCGACGCCTCGCCGGAACAAGGACGGGACGGAAGTCCGATACCTGCAGCTCGCGCACAACGTGTGGGATCCGGTGTTGAAGCGGTCGAAGGTGCAGGTCGTCTACAACTTCGGCCGCGAGGATGCCGCGAACCGGGAAGCCTTGCAGCGCCTGATCGCCTCGGTCACCCGGTTCCTCGATCCCGACGCCGCCTTGTCGGCGGCGACCGACGGGCTGGCGTTCACCGAGTCCCGACCTCTGGGCGGCACATGGGTGCTGGATGCCCTCTGGCGGCAGTTGGAGATCGGCAAGGTGATGAAACGGCTGCTCAAGGGCCGCCGGCTCGACCCGGCCGCGGAGCGGGTGCTGTTCGCGCTGGTCGCCAACCGGGCCCTGGCCCCCTGCTCCAAGCTCGCGGCGGCCCGCTGGGTGAACGAGGACGTGGCGATCGACGGCCTGCTGCCCGCGACCAGCGACGACGCCTGCTACCGGGCGATGGACTGGCTGATCGAGATCTCCGGAAAGCTCGAGGAAGAGGTGTTCCACCAGGTCGCAAACCTCCTCAACCTCGAGGTCGATCTGCTGTTCTTCGACACCACCTCGACCTACTTCGAGACCGAAGACGCCGACGAAGCCGTGCCTCGCGACGCGTTCGGCCAGGTCGTGCCCGAGCAGGACGCCACCGACGATCACAAGCGCAAGGGGTTCCGGTCGTTCGGCAAGTCCAAGGACCACCGCGATGACCTGCCGCAGGTCGTGATCGGGATGGCCGTCACCCGCACCGGCATCCCCGTCCGGGTGTGGTCCTGGCCCGGCGCGACCGGCGACTCCGCGCTGATCCGGCAGGTCAAGGACGATATGCGGGACTGGACGTTGTCGCGGATCGTGTGGGTCGCCGACCGCGGCTTCGCCTCCGAGCGCAACCGGCTGCACCTGCGCAAGGGCGACCACCACTACATCATCGGAGAGAAGCTCCGCTCCGGATCGGCCGAGGCCACCGAAGCACTCGCCCGTCAGGGCCGCTACCAGGAGATCCGCGACAACCTGCGGGTCAAGGAGGTTCGGATCCGCGAGGACGAGCGGTTCATCATCTGCTTCAACCCCGAGGCCGCGCAGCGGGACGAGAAGGTCCGGGAACGACTGCTCGCCCAGCTCGCGACCTTGATCGAGGGCACCGATCGGCTGAACGCGACCAAACGTGCGGAGCTGCGCGGGGTGATCTCCACCAAGCCCGGCCTGAACCGGTACCTGCGGACCACGCCCGGCGGGCTGCTGCGCATCGACGCCGCGAGAATCAAGGCCGAGGAGAACCTCGACGGCAAGTACCTGCTGCGCACCTCGGACCCGAAGATGACTCCTGAGGACATCGCGCTCGGCTACAAGCAGCTCCTCGAGGTTGAGCGGGGCTGGCGCGACATGAAGCAGATCATCGATCTGCGGCCGGTCTTCCACCGCAAGGAGCAGCGCATCCGCGCGCACGTCCTGCTCTGCTGGCTGGCGCTGCTGCTGGCCCGGATCGCCGAGACCTCCACCGGGCAGACCTGGCCCGCCCTGCGCCGCGAGCTCGACCGGATCACTCTGGGCACCTTCACCGGCCCCGCCGGCACCTTCCGGCAACGCACCGAGATCACCAAAGCCCAGCGCGATCTGCTCCACGCCCTCAAAATCGATGCCCCGCCCAGGATCTACCAGCTCACCCCGCCCAGCCGCTGACCAGGCCGAACCCCAGCCCCTAGATACACGCCGTCCCGCCAGCAGACGGCATGTTTCCGCATGTCAATCCCCAGATTCGCGGACTATCCCGCTACATCAACTGCGGAACCCCGGAAAGGACGACACCACCGACCTACGCGGAAGCCCTCGCCATGCAGGTCGACACAGCGGAAAACATTCCCAGTCTTCCTGCGATGAGCGCTGGGAATGAACAGCTTCTCACAGAGCAGCAGCTTTACCCGGAAGAGATCCCGACGGAACAACTGCAACCGATCGACGGAGAAGCAAGGGGTGACGAACTAGGCGACTGGGACGGGAAGGGTGTCGAGGGAAGCGAGACAGGTGACACAAGCTCGCCGACCGTGGTTGCCACCACCCCCGGCAGCGATGCGGAGAACGTGTCTCCGGGCACCGAAGTCGAGGTGACTTTCAGCGAGCCGGTATGGGAACCGGACATCTCAATGAAGGACGCTGTGGGAGTGGAGGTTCCCGGCGACACAACAGCAGCCGCCGATGACAAAACATTCACCTTCACGCCGACCCATCCTTTGTCCTCGGGGACTCGCTACACGGTACAGGTCAGCGACGCCGTCGACGCAGCCCCCAACCCCTTCACCCCCCACTTGTGGTCCTTTACGACAGAGATTCCGGAAAGTGGCCGCTGGACGTTCGACGAGGGAACGGGAAACACCGCAGAGGATTCATCCAGAAACCAGAACGATGCGATTCTGAACGATACGGCTTCCTGGATTCCAGGTAAAAACGGTAGCGCCGTTTCGAACGCGGCTTCTCAGTCGCGGGTAGCCGCCTCCCTTGATGCCGTCAAGCAGGGGAAGGCTGTTGCGGTCGTCGGTGAGACGTCCGAAACGAGCCTCACCTACGCGCAGCCCGACGGGAAGACGTTCAAGACCGAGATCGCCGCAGGTCCTGTACGGACCAGGCAGGGCGGCAAATGGGTGCCGATCGACACCTCGCTGGTGGCGCATGGCGGCGGACTTCGCCCGAGGATGCTGCCATCAGGTGTCACCGTGGGAATTTCCACCGGTGGTACAGACGCGTTCGTGAAGATGACGGCCGCTGACGGGCGGTCCTATGCGCTGCGGTGGCCGACCGCGCTGCCCAAGCCGGCCATCAGCAAGAACGTGGCCACGTACGTCGATGCGGCGGGCCGCGGCGCGGACCTGGTGGTGACGGTGCTACCGACCGGATTCCGTCATGACGTGGTGCTGCGCGAGCGGCCCGCCAAACCCCTGGAGTTGCGCATCGGGGTGGACACCGGCGGCCTGACCCTGACCAAGGGCAAGGGTGGACGCCTGCTGCTCACCGACACCAAGGCCGGCGCGACCGGCACGGACGAGAGCAAGGACGACAAGCTCGTCGCCTCGGCGCCGCAGCCGGTGATGTGGGACGCCTCCGCCGGAGCTCGCCTGGCCAAGGGCCGCCTGCCCCAGGCCCGGCACGCGAAGATCGCCACCGACGTGGTGACCACGGGCGGCCGCACCGAGCTGGTGCTCAAGCCCGACCACGCCTTCCTGTCCGACCCCGCCACCCGGTATCCGGTGCGGGTGGATCCGACCACTACCTTGCCGTTCAACCATGATGTGGAGGTCGCCTCCACCAGCGACGCCGACTTGCCGGCCGATCCGACCGCCGGGTATCTGATGGCCGGGCGGTTGTTCGGCGACTTGTCTCGGGTGCATCTGCGCTTCGACACCGCCGTCCTGGCGGGCAGCACAGTGACCGATGCCAGGCTGTCGCTGCTCAACATCGACGCCCAAGGCTGCGGCCCCACGGTCGGGCCGGGCATTCAAGTCCGACGCCTGACTTCGGCGTGGGATGAGAACAACCTGTACTGGGCCAACAAACCGACCTCCACCACCGAGGACGCCCAGATCAACAGGGTCGCCCTCGGCCCGACCTGTGAGCCGGCTCCGCTAGAGTGGCCGGTCACCGCCATCGCTCAGGACTGGGCCGGCGGCGCTGCCAACCACGGCCTGGTGCTGCAACACCCCAACGAGGCCAACACCAACGACAACTACCGGGTCTTCCCCTCCGCCGAGGAGACCTTCGAGTTCAACTCCCCGCCCAAGCTGACCGTCACCACCTCCGGCCAGGCCTCGGCTCCGGCGATCACCGGCTTGACGGTGACCCCGGCGCAGAACGTGGCGGGCATCACCACGGTCACCTCGCTCACCCCGCAACTGGCCGCCACCGTCTCCGACACCATCGGCGGCACCCTGACCGGCCAGTTCGAGATCGAGCACGACCCCACCGCCACCGGGCAGGGCACCGGCCAGATCTGGACCGGCACCTCCACCGCAGTGGCCTCCGGCAGCCCGGCCACCATCACCGTCCCAGCCGCCAAGCTGACCGACGGCTGGAAGGTGCGCTGGCGCGCCCGCGCCACCTCGGCCACCGCCTCCTCCGCCTGGTCGGACTGGCAGCAGGTCACCGTCGACGTGCCCAACCCCACGGTCGGCCAGTTCCAGGTCACCCCCTCCACCCTGGTAGACGGCAAGACCGTCACCACCAGCCTCACTCCGAACCTGCTCACCACGGTCACCGACCCCGCTGGCCAGCCAGTGCGGGCCGAGTTCGAGGTCGAGCACGACCCGGCCGCCACCGGGCAGGGCACCGGCCAGATCTGGGCCGGCACCTCCACCGCGGTGGCCTCCGGCACCCAGGCCACCGTCGTCGTCCCCGAGGGCGAACTGGCCGACGGATGGCTGGTGCGCTGGCGTGCCCGCGCCACCTCGGCCACCGCCTCCTCCGCCTGGTCGGACTGGCAGCAGGTCACCGTCGACATGCCCAAACCCACGGTGGGGAACCTCACGGTCACCCCGTCAGCGGTAGTGGACGGCACGACCACGACTCGCACGATCATTCCGACCCTCAACGCCACGGTCACCCACCCGGGTGGGCAGGCGCTGCGAGCCGAGTTCGAGCTCGAACACGACCCGGCCGCGCCTGAAGGCCAGGGCACCGGGCAGATCTGGGCCGGGGCCGTGGACGGCGCCGCCTCCGGCAGCCAGGCGGACATCGCTGTTCCAGACGGGAAACTGATCGACGGCTGGAAGGTCCGCTGGCGCGCCCGTGCGGTCGCCGGAGAATCAGCCTCGGCCTGGTCGGCGTGGCAAGAGATCAAGATCGACGTCGTCCAGTCGGGTGAGGAACCGCTGGCGCAGACCGCTGGATCGGTCATCCGCACCGATGAGAGTTTCACCGCGGCGGCCTGGCTACGGTGGAGCGACAAGGACGGCGACTACATCGTCCTGGAACAGAAGGGTGTCCACCAGGCTCCTTTCCGCCTGGGCAACACCGCCGACCACGGCTTGGTGTTCACGCTCACCAACGCCGACGCTGCCGGCGCCACCCCCCAGGGCGTGCTCTCCGGTGTCGAACCACCGGTCGGCGAATGGTTCCACCTCGCCGGGGTGTACGACGCCGAGGCTGACACCGCGACGCTATATCTCAACGGCACCCCAATCGGAAACGACGTGATTGGTTTCTCCGGATGGGACGCCGACGCCGCTATGACGTTGGGTACCGTCATGCGCGGAGACCTCGACGACGTTCGGGTGTATCAAAAGGCGTTGTCAGCCGACGAGGTCGGCGCGCTTCACGGCAGCACGACCACGGTCGCCGCCTCACCGTGGGAGTCGGAGAGGGGTGGCGAAGGCGAGCGTGACGAGCCGTCCGAGTCCTCTCCCGGGAAAACCGTACGGTCCAGCCAGCAGAGTGCCGTACCCGACCCGTCGTTCAATTACCAACATTTCACACTCGACACGTGTAAGGCGGAAGGACCGAAGCAATACAAGAAGGGCGTCTGGACCGCCGCTTCCGTCTACAGCGGCTGCACCGTCAGATGGTATGGAATGAGTATTTGGGTCCCGGACCCGGAGGACATCTTCGGAGGAAAGAAGAGAAAGACGAAGAAGAGGCCGGACGGTACCGTCGAAGAGGAGACGGACCTGATATGGCGGTCGACGGTGGTCGTCAACACCTACCTGGGCATGCCTGACGGAGAGTCGATCCGCGATCCAGGAAGCGATGGAGCGACAGGCTCACTGAAGCCCAAGGACATCTCGGTATGGGTCAGCCTGGACAACATCACTCCGGATCACATAGCCGCAGGCCAGCAGGAAATGTCGCTGGAGATGACCGCCGCATCAAGTGGGCCTAATTCGACCTGCGCTAAAACGGTCGACGGAGATTGGGCAGGGAGGATCGACGAGTGGGGAACACGCACTCGGTACTACCGATTCAGATCCACGTCTTCCAGCGATGACGTGCGTCGGTGCAGCGTCTTCCCGTGGCTGGTGTTCATCAACGCCAATTTCATGGACACGAACGAGGCCGTTCCTTTGTGGGACAGGCCGAAGGAGGAGCAAAACGGCAGCTGGAACCCGCCCACTGTCCGCTGCGAGGACGAGGTGATGGGAGGGATGCTCAACAACGTTCCCGACGATAAGCAGATCAGATACACAGGTGCGTGCACTTTCCCGGAAGTCAGCCGCATCTACAGGATAAAGACGGACGACCCCGATAGAGGTGCCGTCGCCCAGCACCTTTGGAAGGCGTTCAATCAGCCGGATTCCACCGTTCCCTCGAAGGCTCCCGTACCGAAGATCATTCCAGGAAACTGGAATGGGACAACGGCTGGCACCAAGGCTGCATTGACGCGCGTCAACGAAGGTCTGCTGCGCCCGGGGACCCCAAGGGAAGAACATGGGGCGCGGTTCAGCTGAGTGCGAGGAAGAAAGCGTGCAGGCCGCTGAAGACCGCCGGTCATTGCGACGAGTACCCATTCAATACCGCCAAACAGGGACCTGGGTGGGGAGACGGCAACTTCTCGGTCAAAAAAATAGTTGGCATAGAAAACACCAATGACGGGCGGCAACTGCAAATCTTCTACTCCCGTTACCGCGTTCTTGTCCCCGACGGCACAACCCGTCTCGACGGGGATAAGTACTGGGTCAGCGTCACCGGGCCACCGCCCCAAAATCCATAGATAATAAGCTCGCCACAACATGAGGGTGTCGCCGTCCTGTCGAACCGACAGGACGGCGACACCCTCGGCGAACGAGGAGATATGACCACACCTTACAGTCTCTACGATCTTGTTTCTGCTCACGAAGGAGGCCATGGCTCCCTTGCCGATTTTTATGTGACGTGGTGTGAAGGTGTCAGCGTTGAGAACGTCGCTCGTGTCATGGGCGCCGATATCGATACGGTGACGCCATGCAAAATCGTAGGCTGGGGATCCGGCTCGGACGGAAGCGGACGCGAGGACGGCAACATTCTCGTAGGGGCGGCCGGAACATGGACGTTCCTGCTGGGAGATTATCGCTGCGTTGGCATCGACTCGGTGGTCGGCCTGTCGAAAAACAACGGGCGGGCCCTGAGCATCGAATGGAGTGTCCATGGAGAAACCATCCTCAGGTATGCGGCAAACGGCGAGATCGCCACTGTTCTCGACATCACCTACACCGAGGACCGATACGGAGGCGACCCCAACGCCCTGGATTCACATATGGAAGGTCTGCGCTTCGACATCATTGATGACGACGTCGAGGACGGGGTCACCGACTTGCGTGAGAGCTTCACCTCGGCGTTGATTCTCGTAGAGCGGATCACTGGACAGAAAATCAACAAAGAATGGCTGGACGCTGTTTATGCCTGTTACGTTCTCCCGGCAACCGTGAATGAGTGAGAAGATCCCGGTCTCTCGGCACCTTTACGGGTTCTTCGATCTTGAGGGGGGAGCCCAATGCCGTTTAGTTAATGATCATCCTCTGGCTCGGGGTTGTCGGGGTAGGAGCGCGACGGTGGGCGGTCCTGCGTGCCGGATTCCCTTGTCGGAGGGGCGGCGTTCCCTGTAGCTGCTTCGTCGGGTGCGTTTGACGGCTCGGGGGTAGCTGCGGTGGCGGCGGGAGGGGTTGCGGGGCCGGCCGACCTGGTAGACGGTGCGCACCCAGAGTGTGTCGTGGGGTTCGGGGGGGAAAGGCCGCCCGGTCGGTGACCGAGCGGCGCACGATACGCAAGGTGGCCAGGAACTTGATCCGGTCAGGGTCGATCCCTGCGGTGGTGGCCGCGACGCAGATCAGGGTGGCCAGGGCCCAGTGGGTGAGCAGGTAGGCCCAGATCTCCTGGCGCACCAGATCGGGGGTGCGGGACCGCAGGATCCGACCCGGCCCGCGCAGATGGGTTTTCAGCTGGTCGAACCCGGTTTCAATCCGCCACCGGTGATGCACCTGTAGCTGGACTGCTCTCTATTGCACCGTCTGGGCCTGGGGCGATACTCAGCGTGGAGGCGTTGCTGCGACTGGTGGCCTTGGTCGACCGGTTGCGGTCCCCGGTGTCTGGTGAGGCAGGTGAGGCCGAGTGCCCGGTGAGCGCGGTGAGCCCCCCGATCCCGGATCTGGGTGAGGTTACCGATCGAGAGCCGGCAAGCAACGGTGAGGTTGCTGGCCGTGTTGGCGGCTCGGGCCGTGGTCGGCCGGAGCGGAGGCGGGCGTGATGAGCCTGGCGGGGTATCGGCCTTGGGGCCAGCCTCAGGAGAAGATCCGCCCGGAGCATCGGGACCGGACGGCGGTGGTGTATGTTCGCCAATCCAGCCGGCAGCAGGTGCTTGAGCACACCGAATCGACCCGGTTGCAGTACGCGCTGGTCGAGCGCGCGGCGGCGCTGGGCTGGGCCCGTTCCCGGATCGTGGTGATCGACGACGATCTAGGGGTCTCGGCCGCGATGGCCGATGCCCGGGTGGGCTTTGCCAAACTCGTCACCGAGGTCACGATGGGACGTGTGGGCATCGTGCTGGGCATCGAGATGTCCCGGCTGGCGCGCACCGGCCGAGACTGGCACCAACTGCTGGAGCTGTGCTCGCTGTCGGGGGCGCTGCTGGCCGACCCAGATGGTGTCTACGACCCGAGTTTCTACAATGACCGGCTGCTGCTGGGGTTGAAGGGCACGATGAGCGAGGCCGAGCTGTACCTGATCCGGCAGCGGATGCTGTCGGGCAGGCTGGCCAAGGCCGAACGTGGGGAGCTGGCCTTCCAACTGCCGATCGGGTATGTTCGCCGCCCGTCGGGAGAGGTCGTCTTCGACCCCGATGAGCAGGCCCGGCACGTGGTCGGCCTGGTCTTCGACACCTTCACCCGGCTGGGCACGCTGAACGCGGTGCTGCGCTACTTGGTCGACCACCAGATCCAGTTGCCGGTCCGGGTGCGTGGCGGCCTGGCCAAGGGCGAGCTGGAGTGGCGGCGCCCGACCCGGGAGACGTTGCAGATCATGCTGCACAATCCGATCTACGCCGGATACTACGCCTACGGGCGGCGCCGGGTCGACCCGCGCCGCAAGCAACCGGGTCGGCCCAGCACCGGGCGCATCGTCCGTGATAGCGACGAATGGCTGGTGCTGCTGCCTGACCGGATGCCCGCCTACATCACCATCGAGCGGTATGAGGCGAATCTGGCCCGGATGGCGGCCAACCGGCAGACCGCCGCCTCGCCCGGAGCCCCGCGGGACGGCTCGGCGCTGCTGGCCGGGCTGCTGCGATGCGGCCGATGCGGCGGCGGGCATCGCATGAGCGTGCGCTACCACACCCCCAGCAGCCGCAACCCCGCCCACGGCTACGTATGCGCCTACAACCAGGTCAATTACGGCACCGGCGGGCCCTGCCAGCACATCGCCGGGCCCGCCCTGGACGCTTATGTCACCGGCCAGGTGCTGGCCGCGGTGGCGCCGGCCGCGCTGGAGATCTCGATCCACGCGGCGGCCCAGGCCGAGGCCGAACGGGCCATGCTCGACAAGCTCTGGCGCCAGCGCCTGGAACGGGCACAGTACGCCGCCGACCGGGCCCGCCGCCAGTACCAGCTGGCCGAACCGGAGAACCGCCTGGTCGTCCGGCAGCTGGAAAAGGAATGGGAAGCCGCCCTGGCCGAGGCCGACCACCTGCAAACCGACTACCAGCGGTTCACCGAGTCC
This window contains:
- a CDS encoding DNRLRE domain-containing protein, translating into MGKSNNGSVRWRSYIRFDEIPADSLLLGGAVDNADLVLWNHLSNDCGEFVGSGVTARRITQRWDVSTLTWNNQPPVTGASANTEYGAYLPGCTRGYMDYEHDLIHSVNGIVQAWADGQPNYGFQLTAGNESDITNWRRYRTQEYTCCSSGAHAPKLTVDFTPAPIEVVVYSYDGAQRPGFRS
- a CDS encoding IS1634 family transposase — encoded protein: MYLRSTPRRNKDGTEVRYLQLAHNVWDPVLKRSKVQVVYNFGREDAANREALQRLIASVTRFLDPDAALSAATDGLAFTESRPLGGTWVLDALWRQLEIGKVMKRLLKGRRLDPAAERVLFALVANRALAPCSKLAAARWVNEDVAIDGLLPATSDDACYRAMDWLIEISGKLEEEVFHQVANLLNLEVDLLFFDTTSTYFETEDADEAVPRDAFGQVVPEQDATDDHKRKGFRSFGKSKDHRDDLPQVVIGMAVTRTGIPVRVWSWPGATGDSALIRQVKDDMRDWTLSRIVWVADRGFASERNRLHLRKGDHHYIIGEKLRSGSAEATEALARQGRYQEIRDNLRVKEVRIREDERFIICFNPEAAQRDEKVRERLLAQLATLIEGTDRLNATKRAELRGVISTKPGLNRYLRTTPGGLLRIDAARIKAEENLDGKYLLRTSDPKMTPEDIALGYKQLLEVERGWRDMKQIIDLRPVFHRKEQRIRAHVLLCWLALLLARIAETSTGQTWPALRRELDRITLGTFTGPAGTFRQRTEITKAQRDLLHALKIDAPPRIYQLTPPSR
- a CDS encoding DNRLRE domain-containing protein encodes the protein MTAADGRSYALRWPTALPKPAISKNVATYVDAAGRGADLVVTVLPTGFRHDVVLRERPAKPLELRIGVDTGGLTLTKGKGGRLLLTDTKAGATGTDESKDDKLVASAPQPVMWDASAGARLAKGRLPQARHAKIATDVVTTGGRTELVLKPDHAFLSDPATRYPVRVDPTTTLPFNHDVEVASTSDADLPADPTAGYLMAGRLFGDLSRVHLRFDTAVLAGSTVTDARLSLLNIDAQGCGPTVGPGIQVRRLTSAWDENNLYWANKPTSTTEDAQINRVALGPTCEPAPLEWPVTAIAQDWAGGAANHGLVLQHPNEANTNDNYRVFPSAEETFEFNSPPKLTVTTSGQASAPAITGLTVTPAQNVAGITTVTSLTPQLAATVSDTIGGTLTGQFEIEHDPTATGQGTGQIWTGTSTAVASGSPATITVPAAKLTDGWKVRWRARATSATASSAWSDWQQVTVDVPNPTVGQFQVTPSTLVDGKTVTTSLTPNLLTTVTDPAGQPVRAEFEVEHDPAATGQGTGQIWAGTSTAVASGTQATVVVPEGELADGWLVRWRARATSATASSAWSDWQQVTVDMPKPTVGNLTVTPSAVVDGTTTTRTIIPTLNATVTHPGGQALRAEFELEHDPAAPEGQGTGQIWAGAVDGAASGSQADIAVPDGKLIDGWKVRWRARAVAGESASAWSAWQEIKIDVVQSGEEPLAQTAGSVIRTDESFTAAAWLRWSDKDGDYIVLEQKGVHQAPFRLGNTADHGLVFTLTNADAAGATPQGVLSGVEPPVGEWFHLAGVYDAEADTATLYLNGTPIGNDVIGFSGWDADAAMTLGTVMRGDLDDVRVYQKALSADEVGALHGSTTTVAASPWESERGGEGERDEPSESSPGKTVRSSQQSAVPDPSFNYQHFTLDTCKAEGPKQYKKGVWTAASVYSGCTVRWYGMSIWVPDPEDIFGGKKRKTKKRPDGTVEEETDLIWRSTVVVNTYLGMPDGESIRDPGSDGATGSLKPKDISVWVSLDNITPDHIAAGQQEMSLEMTAASSGPNSTCAKTVDGDWAGRIDEWGTRTRYYRFRSTSSSDDVRRCSVFPWLVFINANFMDTNEAVPLWDRPKEEQNGSWNPPTVRCEDEVMGGMLNNVPDDKQIRYTGACTFPEVSRIYRIKTDDPDRGAVAQHLWKAFNQPDSTVPSKAPVPKIIPGNWNGTTAGTKAALTRVNEGLLRPGTPREEHGARFS
- a CDS encoding NucA/NucB deoxyribonuclease domain-containing protein; translated protein: MSARKKACRPLKTAGHCDEYPFNTAKQGPGWGDGNFSVKKIVGIENTNDGRQLQIFYSRYRVLVPDGTTRLDGDKYWVSVTGPPPQNP
- a CDS encoding DUF6461 domain-containing protein, producing the protein MTTPYSLYDLVSAHEGGHGSLADFYVTWCEGVSVENVARVMGADIDTVTPCKIVGWGSGSDGSGREDGNILVGAAGTWTFLLGDYRCVGIDSVVGLSKNNGRALSIEWSVHGETILRYAANGEIATVLDITYTEDRYGGDPNALDSHMEGLRFDIIDDDVEDGVTDLRESFTSALILVERITGQKINKEWLDAVYACYVLPATVNE
- a CDS encoding recombinase family protein, with the protein product MSLAGYRPWGQPQEKIRPEHRDRTAVVYVRQSSRQQVLEHTESTRLQYALVERAAALGWARSRIVVIDDDLGVSAAMADARVGFAKLVTEVTMGRVGIVLGIEMSRLARTGRDWHQLLELCSLSGALLADPDGVYDPSFYNDRLLLGLKGTMSEAELYLIRQRMLSGRLAKAERGELAFQLPIGYVRRPSGEVVFDPDEQARHVVGLVFDTFTRLGTLNAVLRYLVDHQIQLPVRVRGGLAKGELEWRRPTRETLQIMLHNPIYAGYYAYGRRRVDPRRKQPGRPSTGRIVRDSDEWLVLLPDRMPAYITIERYEANLARMAANRQTAASPGAPRDGSALLAGLLRCGRCGGGHRMSVRYHTPSSRNPAHGYVCAYNQVNYGTGGPCQHIAGPALDAYVTGQVLAAVAPAALEISIHAAAQAEAERAMLDKLWRQRLERAQYAADRARRQYQLAEPENRLVVRQLEKEWEAALAEADHLQTDYQRFTESLPMTLTDAERQAIGELAGDLPQIWNAPTTGQADRKELLRTLIEKITVAVIGNSELVDVTITWAGGHHTTGQAIRPVARLDQLSYHPRLLARVTELAEQGKTTRQIADTLNAEGLRPPKRTSRFEPAQIRTLLNQYRIVAPRRRDRPTALADLDPGEWTVPGLAAALEMPLATVYNWIYRGWITARHAPEGNYWIITADAAELRRLHQRRSRPPGFYTRARWTEPPDEPSPQDGVPQ